In a genomic window of Alistipes sp. ZOR0009:
- a CDS encoding S8 family peptidase, producing MDQQINPVGRAVRRALGVIGFTTLGVISVYSQSVSESRPVIPNLSPSSMMVLQQRGVAEKAQYAKAFILEKASGKVVVNGIAKVDLAAIRQSELLAIGISIGSQIDDIWTLSVPLENLEKLSALSGVVYFEADMPIRPKLDTAAILVKANRKLFNAISLSGYNGKNVVVGVVDGGFDYTHPSFEDSLGQSRILSVWDQNVSGTPPNGFGYGAELTSSNQIKNAHTDTPYGTHGTHVLSIAAAGTAAAPFVGIAPKSDIILVAYKGPSTEEEYMSTSLSGVLDGVKYIFDKASQLGKPAVVNLSLGFHMGPHDGTSLFDQACDKLVGEGRILVGAAGNEGMRKLHLGLNFTANDTLYRTFVGLGGWGATSVDSWGEVNKNYCIQLSLFNKVTGTDIAKTDRICTSDNQFYGTVLKGTEGYNASISIYASSAAAVNGRPRITIYANNPTGASLRMVVTSPSRDKHQVNFWNDAYGDASNFNNMGLAGYAEGNVSTSVGEIGGTGKRIISVGAYTSKNTYRNLSNSRIEVSYFTRVGLIAPFSSRGPTVDGRIKPEITAPGNGVVAALNSFCTGYNVNSTNAVKALTHQGRSYIFGLMQGTSMASPMVTGAVALLLQQNPKLTPEEVKLLLAKGAIRDPQTGLMDRATDNIWGAGKLSAIGALSAQAGKDLLAEKNKRTIGIDCRQVNSTSDGVIDVVCKESGRFNLSVADLSGRVLYNGFIEDHKIVDLSPFGNGLYFIKVYGISTNGKCKVAVVR from the coding sequence ATGGACCAACAAATAAACCCAGTCGGGCGTGCTGTAAGGCGTGCTTTAGGTGTGATTGGATTTACCACTCTTGGAGTTATTAGCGTTTATAGTCAATCGGTAAGTGAAAGTAGGCCTGTTATTCCTAACCTTTCACCCTCGTCGATGATGGTGCTGCAGCAGCGCGGAGTCGCCGAAAAGGCGCAATACGCTAAGGCGTTTATCTTAGAAAAGGCTTCAGGGAAAGTTGTTGTAAATGGAATCGCAAAAGTAGATTTGGCAGCGATACGGCAATCGGAGCTGTTAGCCATCGGTATTTCTATCGGCAGCCAAATAGATGATATCTGGACGCTATCAGTTCCCCTCGAAAATCTAGAAAAGCTATCGGCTCTTAGCGGGGTTGTATACTTTGAGGCGGATATGCCTATCCGTCCGAAGCTCGATACCGCTGCCATCTTGGTTAAGGCAAACCGCAAGCTCTTTAATGCCATATCCCTTTCGGGTTACAACGGTAAGAACGTGGTTGTCGGTGTTGTTGATGGTGGTTTTGACTATACGCATCCCAGCTTTGAGGATAGCCTTGGACAATCGCGAATTTTATCGGTATGGGATCAGAATGTTTCGGGGACACCACCCAACGGTTTTGGGTATGGGGCGGAGCTAACCTCGTCTAACCAAATAAAAAATGCGCATACAGACACGCCATACGGCACTCATGGCACCCACGTCCTTTCTATAGCGGCGGCAGGAACGGCAGCCGCTCCATTTGTGGGCATTGCCCCTAAATCCGATATCATCTTAGTTGCCTACAAGGGCCCTAGCACCGAGGAGGAGTACATGTCCACCTCGTTGAGCGGGGTGCTAGATGGGGTGAAGTACATATTCGATAAGGCCTCGCAGCTGGGCAAGCCCGCGGTTGTTAACCTTAGCCTTGGCTTTCACATGGGGCCACATGACGGAACCTCCCTTTTTGACCAGGCGTGCGATAAGCTGGTTGGCGAGGGGCGTATCCTTGTTGGGGCGGCAGGGAACGAGGGCATGCGAAAGCTCCATTTGGGGTTAAACTTTACGGCCAACGACACCCTGTACCGAACATTTGTAGGGTTAGGAGGCTGGGGTGCTACCAGCGTTGACTCGTGGGGCGAGGTGAATAAGAACTACTGCATTCAGCTGTCGCTTTTTAACAAGGTAACGGGAACAGACATCGCCAAGACAGATCGGATTTGTACTTCGGACAATCAGTTTTACGGTACAGTACTGAAGGGTACAGAGGGCTACAATGCATCAATCTCCATCTACGCATCGTCTGCAGCGGCAGTAAACGGCCGTCCTCGGATAACTATTTATGCCAATAACCCAACAGGCGCTTCGCTGAGGATGGTGGTAACATCGCCTAGCAGGGATAAGCATCAGGTTAACTTCTGGAACGACGCCTACGGCGACGCCTCCAACTTTAATAATATGGGGTTGGCGGGCTATGCCGAAGGGAATGTCTCGACATCGGTTGGCGAAATAGGGGGTACCGGTAAGCGCATAATCAGCGTTGGCGCCTATACCTCCAAAAACACCTATCGCAACCTATCCAACTCTAGAATTGAGGTGTCCTACTTTACGCGGGTAGGGCTTATTGCCCCATTCTCGAGTAGAGGTCCAACGGTTGATGGCAGAATAAAGCCAGAAATAACCGCACCCGGCAACGGGGTGGTTGCTGCACTCAACTCCTTTTGCACTGGCTACAACGTTAACTCGACTAATGCCGTAAAGGCGCTTACGCACCAAGGCCGCTCGTACATATTCGGTTTGATGCAGGGAACATCGATGGCCTCGCCAATGGTTACGGGAGCCGTGGCCCTGCTGCTGCAGCAAAATCCGAAGCTGACACCCGAAGAGGTGAAGCTGCTGCTCGCAAAGGGGGCCATACGCGATCCGCAAACAGGATTGATGGATCGTGCGACAGATAACATCTGGGGGGCAGGTAAGCTCTCGGCAATAGGAGCCTTATCTGCGCAGGCTGGTAAAGATTTGCTCGCCGAGAAGAATAAGCGGACAATCGGTATTGATTGCAGGCAGGTAAATAGCACCAGCGATGGGGTTATTGATGTTGTTTGTAAGGAGAGCGGGCGGTTTAACCTAAGCGTTGCCGATCTATCGGGACGAGTTTTGTACAACGGATTTATAGAAGATCATAAGATAGTTGATTTAAGTCCATTTGGTAATGGTTTGTACTTTATAAAGGTCTATGGGATTTCGACTAATGGGAAATGCAAGGTGGCTGTAGTTCGTTGA
- a CDS encoding lysophospholipid acyltransferase family protein, with protein MKLVKEEDLMKATNLQGIGGEGIAKLLMFVLGFNKVNDIYSKIGNNTGLDFIKCLLDELDLKYEINPEELKRIPQGGFITVSNHPFGGIDGILLMLLILEQRPDFKVMVNFLLQKIKPIEDFCLPVNPFESKKSINSSLAGIKSAIKHVKDGHGLGIFPAGEVSAFNQSLFNVADKQWNDSILKLIKGAEVPVVPVYFHGSNSNLFHLLGMVHPMLRTVKLPSELLNKKNKTIKIRIGTPITVAEQKTFADGDIARYGRYLRAKTYALSSPITDSEVKKFFKPRIPKKTVVEDIIAPVEPNIVEEEVRNLKKDYLLFTNKNYSVICAPSVEMPNIITEIGRLREVTFREVGEGTNQKIDIDEFDLYYNQLFIWDDDENRIVGAYRVGKGQEILDRYGKKGFYIQTLFKISDEFAPTLSQSIELGRSFIVSDYQRKPLPLFLLWKGILYFLLKHPEYRYLIGPVSISNRYSSFSKKLIVNFLKENHFDYEFAKMVTPRNKYKVKFDNIDSEIIIEQADADINKIDKFISDVEPEDYRMPVLLKKYLNLGGKIVGLNVDPLFNDCIDGLLVLDLFEVPFNVITSLSKEINDKSILERFNQSDYTFEE; from the coding sequence ATGAAACTTGTAAAAGAAGAAGACTTAATGAAGGCAACCAATCTTCAAGGGATTGGTGGTGAAGGGATTGCTAAGCTGCTTATGTTTGTGCTTGGTTTCAATAAGGTAAATGACATTTATTCGAAGATTGGTAATAATACGGGGCTTGACTTTATAAAATGCCTGCTTGATGAGCTGGATCTCAAATACGAAATAAACCCAGAAGAGCTAAAAAGGATTCCACAAGGTGGTTTTATCACCGTATCGAACCATCCATTTGGAGGTATAGATGGGATTTTGCTAATGCTATTAATCCTAGAGCAACGTCCCGACTTTAAGGTGATGGTAAACTTTTTGCTTCAGAAGATTAAGCCGATCGAAGATTTCTGTCTCCCTGTAAATCCTTTTGAGAGTAAGAAGTCTATCAACTCGAGTCTTGCGGGTATTAAGAGCGCCATTAAGCATGTTAAAGATGGGCATGGTTTGGGTATTTTCCCGGCAGGGGAGGTATCTGCATTCAACCAAAGCTTATTTAACGTGGCCGATAAGCAGTGGAACGATTCGATCCTGAAGCTAATAAAGGGGGCCGAAGTGCCAGTTGTTCCTGTTTACTTTCATGGATCCAACTCCAACCTGTTCCACCTGTTGGGGATGGTGCATCCGATGCTGCGTACCGTAAAGCTTCCATCCGAGCTGCTAAACAAGAAGAATAAGACAATTAAGATACGTATTGGCACACCGATAACCGTAGCCGAACAAAAGACGTTTGCCGATGGCGATATTGCCAGGTATGGCCGCTACCTACGTGCGAAAACCTATGCACTTAGCTCTCCGATTACCGATAGCGAGGTGAAAAAGTTCTTCAAACCCCGTATTCCGAAGAAGACGGTTGTGGAGGATATTATTGCGCCAGTTGAGCCGAACATTGTAGAGGAAGAGGTACGTAACCTGAAGAAGGATTACCTCCTTTTTACCAACAAAAACTATTCGGTTATTTGTGCACCTTCGGTAGAGATGCCTAACATCATTACCGAGATAGGGCGCTTGCGCGAGGTAACCTTCCGTGAAGTAGGTGAGGGAACAAACCAGAAGATTGACATCGACGAATTTGACCTATACTACAACCAGCTCTTTATTTGGGACGATGACGAAAACCGTATTGTAGGTGCTTACCGGGTAGGTAAGGGGCAGGAGATATTGGATCGTTACGGCAAGAAAGGGTTTTATATCCAAACGCTATTTAAGATTAGCGACGAGTTTGCCCCTACTCTCAGTCAAAGCATAGAGCTGGGCCGTTCTTTTATCGTATCCGATTATCAGCGTAAGCCGTTGCCCCTGTTTTTGCTTTGGAAGGGTATTCTCTACTTCCTGTTAAAGCATCCGGAGTATCGTTACCTCATTGGACCAGTAAGTATTAGCAATAGGTACTCCTCCTTCTCGAAGAAGCTAATTGTGAACTTCCTTAAGGAAAACCACTTTGACTATGAGTTTGCCAAGATGGTTACTCCGCGTAACAAGTATAAGGTTAAGTTTGACAATATTGACTCTGAGATTATTATAGAGCAGGCCGATGCTGATATCAACAAGATTGATAAGTTTATTAGCGATGTGGAGCCGGAGGATTACCGTATGCCTGTATTGCTGAAGAAGTACCTGAATCTTGGAGGTAAGATAGTGGGATTAAACGTTGATCCTCTTTTTAACGACTGCATAGATGGTTTGCTGGTGCTAGACCTCTTTGAAGTTCCATTCAACGTTATTACCTCACTATCAAAGGAGATTAACGACAAATCTATTCTAGAACGATTTAATCAGTCGGATTATACCTTCGAAGAGTAG
- the ettA gene encoding energy-dependent translational throttle protein EttA — MSDDKKIIFSMVGVSKVLPNNNKKILNNIYLSFFYGAKIGIIGLNGSGKSTLLRIIAGLDKSIQGDVVFSPGYSVGYLEQEPQLDESKTVKDIVMEGVQPVVDLLKEYEEVNAKFMEPMSDDEMNKLIERQGELTEQIDHVNGWELDSMLERAMDALRCPEPDQVVGVLSGGERRRVALCRLLLQQPDVLLLDEPTNHLDAESIQWLEMHLQQYKGTVIAVTHDRYFLDNAAGWILELDRGEGIPWKGNYSSWLEQKSKRLEQEEKTESKRRKTLERELEWVRMAPKARQAKSKARLSAYDKLLNEDSKEKEEKLEIFIPNGPRLGNHVIDVQGVSKAYGDKVLFENLNFSLPPAGIVGVIGPNGVGKTTLFKLIMGLETPDSGTFSVGDTVKVGYADQLHKSIDQEKSVYNVISEGNELMMLGGKSINARAYVSRFNFGGADQEKLVKNLSGGERNRLHLALTLKEEANVLLLDEPTNDIDVNTLRALEEGLEGFAGCAVVISHDRWFLDRIATHILAFEGDSQVVFFEGGYTDYEENKKKRLGDVTPHRVKYKKLIKE, encoded by the coding sequence ATGTCCGACGACAAAAAGATTATCTTCTCGATGGTTGGGGTGAGCAAAGTTCTCCCCAACAACAATAAAAAGATCTTAAACAACATTTACCTATCGTTCTTTTACGGAGCCAAAATCGGTATCATCGGTTTAAACGGTTCGGGTAAATCTACCCTACTACGCATCATTGCTGGACTAGACAAGTCTATCCAAGGTGATGTGGTGTTCTCGCCTGGCTACAGCGTAGGCTACCTCGAGCAGGAGCCTCAGCTCGACGAGAGCAAAACCGTTAAGGATATCGTAATGGAGGGTGTACAGCCCGTTGTGGATCTGCTTAAGGAGTATGAAGAGGTAAACGCCAAGTTTATGGAGCCCATGAGCGACGATGAGATGAACAAGCTTATCGAACGCCAAGGCGAGCTAACCGAACAGATCGACCACGTAAACGGATGGGAGCTCGACAGCATGCTAGAGCGCGCCATGGACGCCCTTCGCTGCCCCGAACCCGACCAGGTGGTTGGCGTACTATCAGGAGGCGAACGCCGCCGTGTGGCCCTTTGCCGCCTGCTGCTTCAGCAACCCGACGTGCTGCTGCTCGATGAGCCGACCAACCACCTTGATGCCGAAAGTATCCAGTGGCTCGAAATGCACCTACAGCAGTACAAGGGTACCGTTATTGCCGTTACCCACGACCGCTACTTCCTCGATAACGCTGCGGGATGGATCCTTGAACTCGACCGTGGAGAAGGTATTCCATGGAAGGGCAACTACAGCAGCTGGCTAGAACAAAAGAGCAAGCGCCTAGAGCAGGAGGAAAAAACGGAAAGCAAGCGCCGTAAAACCCTCGAACGCGAGCTCGAATGGGTACGTATGGCTCCCAAAGCACGTCAGGCAAAGAGCAAGGCGCGCCTTTCGGCCTACGACAAGCTGCTTAACGAGGATAGCAAGGAGAAGGAAGAAAAGCTGGAGATATTTATCCCCAACGGCCCCCGCTTGGGCAACCACGTTATCGACGTGCAGGGCGTAAGCAAGGCCTATGGAGACAAGGTGCTATTCGAAAACCTGAACTTCTCGCTTCCACCAGCAGGTATTGTTGGGGTTATCGGTCCGAATGGGGTAGGAAAAACTACGCTATTTAAGCTTATCATGGGACTTGAAACCCCAGATAGCGGAACCTTCTCGGTTGGAGACACCGTAAAGGTGGGATATGCCGACCAGCTGCACAAAAGCATCGACCAGGAGAAGAGCGTATACAACGTAATCTCCGAAGGAAACGAGCTGATGATGCTTGGCGGAAAGTCAATCAACGCCCGAGCCTACGTATCGCGCTTTAACTTCGGTGGCGCCGATCAGGAAAAGCTGGTTAAGAACCTTTCGGGAGGTGAGCGCAACCGCCTACACCTTGCGCTAACGCTTAAAGAGGAGGCAAACGTGCTGCTACTCGACGAGCCTACCAACGACATCGACGTGAATACGCTACGTGCGCTAGAGGAAGGCCTAGAAGGCTTCGCTGGCTGCGCTGTGGTAATCTCGCACGACCGCTGGTTCCTCGACCGTATCGCCACGCACATTTTGGCCTTCGAGGGCGACTCGCAGGTGGTGTTCTTCGAAGGGGGCTACACCGACTACGAGGAGAACAAGAAGAAGCGCCTTGGCGATGTAACACCCCACCGCGTGAAGTACAAAAAGCTCATTAAAGAGTAA
- a CDS encoding DUF6261 family protein — MIEDLRYRKLLLEEKQAFADEFLTAATKYFKDKPVYKDLLESVDTCYNNLVKTTQGIGHPEFAAELVAGDDMRDGGLGGLKSTATRGASRLDPAWQNAGRLVLQAFRKFDEGIAYLPHAQETAVVDNLLNEIDKNPDLKKSITIIQGDIWVQDIRDGQQMVKQALAKRTGSQADKMAESTFEASIPLGESIGKLVRFVNNKLEFESTPELVAFANEVNSVITRYKAGLKTRETLHKQAIEDEKKKREGKK; from the coding sequence ATGATAGAAGATTTAAGATACCGAAAGCTTCTCTTAGAGGAAAAACAAGCATTTGCGGACGAGTTTCTTACTGCCGCAACCAAGTATTTTAAAGACAAGCCTGTCTATAAGGATTTGCTCGAATCCGTTGACACCTGTTATAATAATCTAGTAAAAACAACCCAAGGAATTGGGCATCCGGAGTTTGCTGCCGAGCTGGTGGCTGGCGACGACATGCGCGATGGCGGCTTGGGTGGGTTGAAATCGACGGCTACCCGCGGTGCATCGCGCCTCGATCCGGCCTGGCAGAATGCCGGTAGGCTGGTGCTGCAAGCTTTTCGGAAGTTCGACGAGGGGATTGCCTACCTGCCACATGCTCAGGAAACGGCCGTGGTGGACAACCTGCTAAATGAGATAGACAAGAATCCCGATTTAAAGAAGAGCATAACCATCATACAGGGGGATATTTGGGTGCAGGATATCAGAGATGGGCAGCAGATGGTAAAGCAGGCCTTGGCAAAGCGTACCGGAAGCCAAGCCGACAAGATGGCTGAGTCTACCTTTGAGGCATCCATCCCGCTTGGCGAAAGCATCGGTAAGCTTGTTCGCTTTGTGAATAACAAGCTGGAGTTTGAGTCGACACCCGAGCTGGTGGCGTTTGCCAACGAGGTAAATAGCGTTATTACGCGCTACAAGGCTGGGCTTAAGACGCGCGAGACGCTGCACAAGCAGGCCATCGAAGACGAAAAGAAGAAGCGTGAGGGTAAAAAGTAG